In the Pseudolabrys taiwanensis genome, one interval contains:
- a CDS encoding autotransporter outer membrane beta-barrel domain-containing protein, with protein sequence MALLATTALLSVLVLTQPAAAQAVIDGGASETVPGTQASPWTVGGQLTVGDTGVGSLSIGAGGIVGSTSGIIGNLAGSSGTVDLTGAPPIDTASWGAGSSLLIGNFGHGVLNLSLGVVTGNTASVGVEVTGRGEVSLSNSSIWNNAGLVTIGVAGRGEVTVGGGSAFGSGGLILGQNGTGILTLDGASQWTGTSGTTVIGLDGTGTLTIAGGSSAYLDATSIGERSTGTVTVTGAGSLLQTGITAIGNDVGGWGHLNVLQGATMTSTRATMGAAAGSSAFVTVDGAGSNWTVTNELTVGDAGGANLTISGGATVHAGLALIGAGSGLGSVNVAGPNSLLQSDFALVVGAGLTGAGTGSLDIADGGRVISGGDTVIGFGNGAQGFIDVHGAGSSLSITTGDLFVAGDGANVAQGRLIISDGAAVTVMGGTGTVQVAQNAASVGVITIGGQEFWPGYQPPAAPGTLNASQVNLATSGASLEFNHTSTNYTFAPIIDGLGTIKQLAGTTILTADSSNFAGTTWISGGTLVVNGALGGTIDVMSGGRLQGSGTIGDVAVYGTIAPGNSIGTLNVAGSIAFAPGAIYQVEANASGQADRINATGTATLNGATVQVLAGVGNYSPSTQYTILTANGGVTGAFGTVTSNLAFLVPSLSYDANNVFLTLIRDSRGFGTIGVTPNQVATGNGIDTLSTGNPLYNAVLNLSADQARAAFDLLSGEVHASAKTALIEDGRYIRNAVNDRVRAAFESVAAPAIMAMAYEDGKGRSPAATSPGLVAWGTGFGSWGRSDGDGNAASLTRSTGGFLLGVDGPAFGRARLGLVGGYSRTSFNAKDRSSSGSSDNYYAGLYGGTQWGDLAFRVGTAYTWHRVSTSRSVSFPGFSDSLKADYEAGTAQAFGELGYGFRYGKAAYEPFANLAYVSFRNDSFTESGGAAALTSASATTDTTFTTLGLRGATTFAWGAANATARGTLGWRHAFGDTTPVSTFAFAGSSPFTIAGVPIARDAAVVEAGLDFALSRAAQLGITYSGQFGAGAYDQMLKGALMVKF encoded by the coding sequence TTGGCTTTGCTGGCGACGACGGCGTTGTTGTCGGTTCTGGTGCTGACGCAGCCGGCAGCGGCGCAGGCGGTGATCGACGGCGGTGCCTCTGAAACCGTTCCTGGGACGCAGGCGTCGCCGTGGACCGTCGGCGGTCAGCTCACCGTCGGCGACACCGGAGTGGGGTCTCTGTCAATCGGCGCCGGCGGCATCGTCGGCAGCACGTCGGGCATCATCGGCAATCTCGCCGGATCGTCCGGCACGGTCGATCTCACCGGCGCTCCGCCGATCGACACCGCCTCTTGGGGCGCGGGGTCTTCGCTGCTCATCGGTAATTTCGGCCATGGCGTGTTGAACCTCTCGCTGGGCGTGGTCACCGGAAACACGGCTTCCGTTGGCGTCGAAGTCACCGGCCGCGGTGAGGTTTCCTTATCCAACTCATCGATCTGGAATAATGCGGGTCTTGTCACGATTGGCGTCGCCGGCCGCGGCGAGGTGACCGTTGGCGGTGGATCAGCTTTCGGCAGCGGCGGGCTGATTCTCGGTCAGAACGGGACCGGCATCTTGACGCTGGATGGCGCATCGCAGTGGACCGGGACCAGCGGCACGACAGTGATCGGCCTCGACGGCACCGGCACCCTGACAATCGCTGGCGGCTCGAGCGCCTATCTCGATGCAACGTCCATCGGCGAACGGTCGACCGGGACAGTAACGGTGACGGGCGCGGGCTCGCTGCTGCAGACCGGGATAACGGCGATCGGCAACGACGTCGGCGGTTGGGGCCACCTGAATGTGCTTCAGGGCGCCACGATGACGTCGACCCGCGCAACGATGGGCGCTGCTGCCGGATCGAGCGCCTTCGTCACGGTCGACGGTGCTGGATCGAACTGGACCGTAACAAACGAATTGACCGTCGGAGATGCAGGTGGCGCGAACCTGACGATTTCCGGCGGCGCGACCGTTCACGCCGGCTTGGCCCTGATCGGGGCCGGGAGTGGTCTTGGGTCGGTCAATGTCGCCGGCCCCAATTCTCTGCTGCAGTCGGATTTCGCGCTGGTGGTCGGGGCGGGCTTGACTGGCGCCGGCACGGGCTCCCTCGATATTGCAGACGGTGGCCGGGTTATTTCCGGCGGCGACACGGTGATCGGTTTTGGTAACGGGGCGCAAGGCTTTATCGACGTACACGGCGCCGGCTCTTCTCTGAGCATCACCACGGGTGACCTTTTCGTCGCCGGCGATGGCGCCAATGTCGCCCAGGGACGTCTGATTATTTCGGACGGCGCTGCCGTCACGGTGATGGGCGGCACCGGCACGGTGCAGGTCGCCCAGAATGCCGCCTCTGTCGGCGTCATCACCATCGGTGGTCAAGAATTCTGGCCCGGGTATCAACCGCCCGCCGCGCCGGGCACGTTGAATGCCTCGCAAGTGAACCTCGCAACGTCCGGGGCCAGCCTCGAATTCAACCACACCAGCACGAACTACACCTTCGCGCCGATCATCGATGGTCTCGGCACCATCAAGCAGCTCGCCGGCACGACGATCCTGACGGCGGACTCCAGCAACTTCGCCGGCACGACCTGGATTTCCGGTGGCACGCTGGTGGTCAACGGTGCGCTCGGCGGCACGATCGATGTAATGAGCGGCGGCCGGCTGCAGGGTAGCGGAACGATCGGCGACGTCGCCGTATACGGCACCATCGCGCCGGGGAATTCCATCGGCACGCTGAACGTCGCGGGCAGCATCGCCTTTGCGCCGGGGGCGATCTATCAAGTCGAAGCCAACGCCAGCGGACAGGCGGATCGGATCAATGCCACAGGCACGGCGACGCTCAACGGCGCCACGGTGCAGGTGCTCGCCGGGGTCGGCAATTATTCGCCGTCGACGCAATACACGATCCTGACGGCGAACGGCGGAGTCACAGGCGCATTCGGCACCGTAACGTCCAATCTCGCTTTCCTCGTTCCATCGCTGAGCTATGACGCCAACAACGTATTCCTGACCTTGATCCGCGACTCACGCGGTTTCGGCACCATCGGCGTCACGCCGAACCAGGTGGCCACGGGCAATGGCATCGATACGCTCAGCACCGGCAATCCGCTTTACAATGCCGTCTTGAATCTGTCGGCAGACCAGGCGCGGGCGGCCTTCGATCTGCTCTCCGGCGAGGTTCATGCATCCGCGAAGACGGCTTTGATCGAGGACGGCCGCTATATCCGCAACGCCGTAAACGATCGCGTGCGCGCGGCATTCGAGAGCGTCGCCGCGCCGGCCATCATGGCCATGGCCTACGAGGACGGGAAGGGACGTTCTCCCGCGGCGACGAGCCCCGGGCTGGTGGCGTGGGGCACTGGCTTCGGCTCCTGGGGACGCTCGGACGGCGACGGCAACGCCGCCAGTCTGACGCGCTCGACCGGCGGCTTCCTGCTCGGCGTCGATGGCCCCGCTTTCGGGCGGGCGCGTCTCGGCCTTGTCGGCGGCTATAGCCGCACCAGCTTCAACGCGAAGGACCGCTCGTCCTCCGGCAGCAGCGATAACTACTATGCCGGCTTGTACGGCGGCACGCAGTGGGGTGACTTGGCCTTCCGCGTGGGCACCGCCTATACGTGGCACCGCGTCTCGACCAGCCGGTCGGTCTCGTTTCCCGGATTCAGCGACAGCCTGAAGGCGGACTACGAGGCGGGCACCGCGCAGGCGTTCGGCGAACTCGGTTACGGCTTTCGTTACGGCAAGGCCGCGTACGAGCCCTTCGCCAATCTTGCTTACGTCAGCTTCCGCAATGACAGTTTCACGGAGAGCGGCGGCGCGGCGGCGCTTACAAGCGCGAGCGCTACGACGGACACGACGTTCACGACGCTTGGCCTGCGCGGTGCCACCACCTTCGCATGGGGCGCTGCCAACGCCACCGCACGCGGCACGCTCGGCTGGCGCCATGCTTTCGGCGATACCACGCCGGTCAGCACCTTCGCGTTCGCCGGCAGTTCGCCGTTCACAATCGCCGGCGTGCCGATCGCGCGAGACGCCGCGGTCGTCGAGGCCGGGCTCGATTTCGCGCTGTCGCGCGCGGCGCAACTCGGCATCACCTATAGCGGCCAGTTCGGCGCCGGCGCCTACGATCAGATGTTGAAGGGCGCGCTGATGGTGAAGTTCTGA
- a CDS encoding AraC family transcriptional regulator: protein MSVKADGRVFRFSTDDIREKDRIPMWRDLFARSVVKVDLEPLGDAPFRSESVVHVLPDVTIRSSSASAAIVHRTKPLVADGDDNFILAVMRRGQMVAAQNNREVFIGDGGAYLWSNATTGYSRNPVAMDLLTLSFSRRSLGAIVADIDKMLMRPLPAQSEALRLLLGYVDVLQSRQEPMPADLVATSAAHIHDLAALALGATRDAAEIAARGGVRAARLLAVKADVLAHLARPGLTVDAIAARHGISPRYIRDLFGGDHTTFTDFVREQRLRRAYVMLTAAAALPIGDIAYKCGFGDLSHFNHSFRRRFGATPSDVRARAAQGDDNFRAGSD from the coding sequence GTGTCCGTGAAAGCCGATGGCCGCGTCTTCCGGTTTTCGACCGACGACATCCGCGAAAAGGACCGGATCCCGATGTGGCGGGATCTGTTTGCCCGGTCCGTCGTCAAGGTTGATCTCGAACCGCTCGGCGATGCGCCGTTCCGCAGCGAGTCCGTCGTGCATGTCCTGCCGGATGTGACGATCCGGTCATCGTCCGCGTCAGCCGCGATCGTTCATCGGACCAAACCTTTGGTCGCCGACGGCGACGACAACTTCATCCTCGCCGTCATGCGGCGCGGACAGATGGTTGCCGCGCAGAACAACCGCGAAGTGTTCATCGGCGATGGCGGCGCCTATCTGTGGTCCAACGCCACCACGGGATATTCGCGCAATCCCGTCGCCATGGATTTGCTGACGCTTTCGTTCAGCCGGCGCAGTCTGGGCGCGATCGTCGCGGATATCGACAAGATGTTGATGCGGCCATTGCCGGCACAGTCCGAGGCGTTGCGTCTCTTGCTCGGCTATGTCGACGTGCTGCAGAGCCGGCAAGAGCCGATGCCGGCGGACCTTGTTGCGACAAGCGCGGCGCATATCCACGACCTTGCCGCGCTTGCGCTCGGAGCGACCCGCGACGCGGCCGAAATCGCGGCAAGAGGTGGCGTGCGGGCGGCGCGGCTTCTGGCGGTGAAAGCCGATGTTCTTGCCCATCTGGCACGCCCAGGGCTCACGGTCGATGCCATCGCGGCGCGCCACGGCATCTCGCCGCGCTATATCCGCGACCTGTTCGGTGGCGACCACACGACGTTCACCGATTTCGTGCGCGAACAGCGACTGCGCCGCGCCTACGTCATGCTGACCGCGGCCGCGGCTCTGCCCATCGGCGATATCGCTTACAAATGCGGCTTTGGCGATCTCTCGCATTTTAATCACAGCTTTCGTCGCCGCTTCGGCGCGACGCCGTCGGATGTCCGGGCCCGCGCCGCACAAGGCGACGACAATTTTCGTGCCGGTAGCGATTGA
- a CDS encoding helix-turn-helix transcriptional regulator, with amino-acid sequence MARRHAVSARTLRDMFKNEATTFTDYVLEQRLALAHRMLCSRLYDHLTISAIAFDSGFGDISYFNHAFRRRYGATPSDTRNAVPRADDVPG; translated from the coding sequence GTGGCGCGGCGTCATGCCGTCTCGGCGCGCACGCTGCGCGACATGTTCAAGAACGAAGCGACGACGTTCACCGATTACGTGCTCGAGCAGCGGCTGGCGCTCGCGCATCGCATGCTATGCAGCCGTCTCTACGATCACCTGACGATCAGCGCGATCGCATTCGATTCCGGCTTCGGCGACATCTCGTATTTCAATCATGCGTTCCGCCGCCGTTACGGCGCGACGCCTTCCGACACCCGCAACGCGGTTCCGCGCGCGGATGACGTTCCGGGCTGA
- a CDS encoding DNA polymerase III subunit chi, which translates to MTEVLFYHLQGQKPENVLPTLLEKSLERGWRVAVQGASEERIDALDAHLWTYRDDGFLPHGTWREPEASAQPVLLTVNEGNPNAASVRFLIEGALMPADADSYQRLVLIFDGEDDDAVAAARGQWTQAKARGFEATYWQPDENGRWVKKA; encoded by the coding sequence ATGACCGAAGTTCTCTTCTACCACCTGCAAGGCCAGAAGCCGGAGAACGTGCTGCCGACGCTGCTCGAGAAGTCGCTCGAGCGCGGCTGGCGTGTCGCGGTGCAGGGTGCGTCGGAAGAGCGCATCGATGCGCTCGACGCGCATTTGTGGACTTATCGTGACGACGGCTTTTTGCCGCACGGCACGTGGCGCGAACCGGAAGCGTCGGCGCAGCCCGTGCTGCTGACGGTCAACGAGGGCAATCCGAACGCCGCGAGCGTGCGCTTTCTGATCGAAGGTGCGCTGATGCCGGCGGATGCCGACAGCTATCAGCGCCTTGTGCTGATCTTCGACGGCGAAGACGACGATGCCGTTGCCGCCGCCCGCGGACAATGGACGCAGGCGAAGGCGAGGGGCTTCGAGGCCACCTACTGGCAGCCCGACGAGAACGGCCGCTGGGTCAAGAAGGCCTGA
- a CDS encoding leucyl aminopeptidase encodes MTDVLKLGFGPFAAPARGTFIVFCDDGLKFGPATRKALGAAADLVSRAAKAEAFTGKSGAALELVVPEGLKASRLVVLGVGKAADLKPRDFVKLGGVAMGKVRAKEAEAVVFAELPSGPMKPEQAAELAEGVRLRAYAFDRYKTKRKEDEKPAEKRTVTVAVGDVATARKAYAPREAVVGGVLLARDLVNEPANVLFPEEFARRAQALKKSGVTVEVLNLAALKKLGMNALLGVGQGSTRESRVVVMRWNGGRKGEAPVAFIGKGVCFDTGGISIKPAAGMEDMKGDMGGAACVTGLMQALAGRKAKVNAVGIIGLVENMPDGNAQRPGDIVKSMSGQTIEIINTDAEGRLVLGDVIWYAQQRFKPKFIVDLATLTGAIIVALGQEYAGLFANNDELAEQLAKVGEATGEKVWRMPLGPEYDKMIDSKFADMKNTGGSRWGGAITAAQFIKRFVDDKTPWAHLDIAGTGFDSRQSDINKSWGSGWGVRMLDQLVADYYEK; translated from the coding sequence ATGACCGACGTCCTGAAGCTCGGATTTGGCCCCTTCGCCGCTCCGGCCCGGGGCACTTTCATCGTCTTCTGTGACGATGGGTTGAAATTCGGGCCCGCCACGCGGAAGGCCCTCGGGGCGGCGGCCGACCTCGTCAGCCGCGCCGCCAAGGCGGAGGCTTTCACCGGCAAGAGCGGGGCCGCGCTCGAGCTCGTCGTGCCCGAGGGGCTCAAGGCGTCGCGCTTGGTCGTCCTCGGCGTCGGCAAAGCAGCCGATTTGAAGCCGCGGGACTTCGTGAAGCTCGGCGGCGTCGCGATGGGCAAGGTGCGGGCAAAGGAGGCCGAGGCCGTCGTGTTCGCCGAATTGCCGTCCGGGCCGATGAAGCCGGAGCAGGCCGCGGAACTCGCCGAAGGCGTTCGGCTGCGAGCCTACGCCTTCGACCGTTACAAGACGAAACGCAAGGAAGACGAGAAGCCAGCCGAGAAACGCACCGTCACGGTCGCCGTTGGCGATGTCGCTACAGCCCGTAAGGCCTATGCGCCGCGCGAGGCGGTGGTCGGCGGCGTGCTGCTGGCGCGCGACCTCGTCAATGAGCCGGCCAATGTCCTCTTTCCGGAGGAGTTCGCCCGCCGTGCGCAGGCCTTGAAGAAGAGCGGCGTCACGGTCGAGGTGCTCAACCTCGCGGCGCTGAAGAAGCTCGGCATGAACGCGCTGCTCGGCGTCGGCCAGGGCTCCACGCGCGAGAGCCGCGTCGTGGTGATGCGCTGGAACGGCGGCCGCAAGGGCGAGGCTCCGGTTGCCTTCATCGGCAAGGGTGTGTGCTTCGACACCGGCGGCATCTCGATCAAGCCGGCCGCCGGCATGGAAGATATGAAAGGCGACATGGGCGGCGCCGCTTGCGTCACCGGCCTGATGCAGGCGCTTGCCGGCCGCAAGGCGAAGGTCAATGCCGTTGGCATCATCGGCCTTGTCGAGAACATGCCTGACGGCAACGCGCAGCGCCCGGGCGACATCGTGAAATCGATGTCGGGGCAGACCATCGAGATCATCAACACCGACGCCGAAGGCCGCCTCGTGCTCGGCGACGTCATCTGGTACGCCCAGCAGCGCTTCAAGCCGAAGTTCATCGTCGATCTCGCGACGCTCACCGGTGCGATCATCGTTGCGCTGGGCCAGGAATATGCCGGTCTGTTCGCCAACAACGACGAACTCGCCGAGCAACTGGCCAAGGTCGGCGAGGCGACCGGCGAGAAGGTCTGGCGCATGCCGCTCGGGCCCGAATACGACAAGATGATCGACAGCAAGTTCGCCGACATGAAGAACACCGGTGGCTCGCGCTGGGGCGGCGCGATCACCGCGGCGCAATTCATCAAGCGCTTCGTCGATGACAAGACGCCGTGGGCGCATCTCGACATCGCCGGCACCGGCTTCGACTCGCGTCAGAGCGACATCAACAAGAGCTGGGGCTCGGGCTGGGGCGTGCGCATGCTGGATCAGCTTGTGGCCGACTACTACGAGAAGTGA
- the lptF gene encoding LPS export ABC transporter permease LptF yields MDSISRYIFRTTFSAFAIVLLSLTAVIWVTQALRDIDIMTSQGQTILVFIGITGLIIPLLVLVIAPIALLIAVAHSLNKLSTDSEIIVMNAAGMSPWILFRAFLNVAIVVSILVASISAYFAPKGLRMLRDWLTEVRANVVSTIVQPGRFTSMESGVTIHIRERRTNGQLVGIFLDDRRNPKERLTVIADTGDLIDNDKGTFLVLQQGMIQRHEVGQRDPSMVVFDRYAFDLSQFAGGQQAVKYSIRERYIWQLLWPDPNDQFYIEQPGQFRAELHDRLVAPLYPLAFTVIAFAYLGAPRTTRQSRTMSMVGAVAGVGLLRLIGFTSTVFGANLPWLLVLQYVAILAAFVAGFFVIRRGLIIEPPAFLTNAIAAITERLSRRFAPQQ; encoded by the coding sequence ATGGATTCGATCAGCCGATATATATTTCGGACGACGTTCAGCGCGTTTGCGATCGTGCTGCTCAGCCTGACCGCGGTGATCTGGGTGACCCAGGCGCTCCGCGACATCGACATTATGACGAGCCAGGGCCAGACGATTCTGGTCTTCATCGGCATCACCGGGCTGATCATTCCCCTGCTCGTTCTGGTGATCGCACCGATCGCGCTGCTGATCGCGGTCGCCCACTCCCTGAACAAGCTGTCGACCGACTCCGAAATCATCGTGATGAACGCGGCAGGCATGTCGCCGTGGATCCTTTTCCGCGCGTTCCTCAATGTGGCGATCGTGGTTTCCATTCTGGTGGCATCGATCAGCGCCTACTTCGCGCCCAAGGGGCTGCGAATGTTGCGCGACTGGCTCACCGAGGTGCGCGCCAACGTTGTCAGCACCATCGTGCAGCCCGGCCGGTTCACCTCGATGGAGTCCGGGGTCACCATTCACATCCGCGAGCGCCGCACCAACGGGCAGCTGGTCGGCATCTTCCTCGACGATCGCCGCAATCCGAAGGAGCGCCTCACGGTCATCGCCGACACCGGCGACCTGATCGACAACGACAAGGGTACGTTCCTTGTGTTGCAGCAGGGCATGATCCAGCGGCACGAGGTCGGTCAACGCGACCCGAGCATGGTCGTGTTCGACCGCTATGCCTTCGACCTGTCGCAGTTTGCGGGCGGCCAGCAGGCGGTCAAATATTCAATCCGCGAGCGCTATATCTGGCAGCTGTTGTGGCCCGACCCGAACGATCAATTCTACATAGAGCAGCCGGGGCAATTCCGCGCCGAGTTGCATGACCGGCTGGTCGCCCCGCTTTATCCGCTGGCCTTCACGGTGATCGCCTTCGCCTATCTCGGGGCGCCGCGCACCACGCGGCAGAGCCGCACGATGTCGATGGTCGGTGCCGTTGCCGGCGTCGGACTGCTGCGGCTGATCGGCTTCACCTCGACCGTGTTCGGCGCCAACCTGCCTTGGCTTCTGGTCTTGCAATACGTCGCCATCCTGGCCGCTTTCGTCGCCGGCTTCTTCGTGATCCGTCGCGGCCTGATCATCGAACCGCCAGCGTTTCTTACTAATGCCATCGCCGCGATCACCGAGCGGCTGTCGCGGCGTTTCGCTCCGCAGCAGTGA
- the lptG gene encoding LPS export ABC transporter permease LptG, translating to MPILGGTLARYFGMRFLSSVLLVFFGIFALVALLDYIELMRRASDIPNVSPILVAKTSLFRVPQVTERIMPFCVLIGAMSCYLNLSRRLELVVARSAGMSAWQFVSPALVVAFLFGAIATTIYNPVSAILQERSKRFESELFGQNPEAMTSVGGAFWLSQRSPEGQAIFNAASSRNQGVSLSGVTIFTFDTEGHFKNRIEARAAELKAESWELQDAHVFALGARPASYPQYQLKTNLTPEQVRESFATPETVPFWELPSYIKIAENAGLQASGYRLQFQKLLARPFMMAAMVFLAAAVSLRFFRFGGVQKMVLSGVAAGFLLYVLSKVTEDLSKAELLHPVAAAWVPVLVGGLTGFIALLYQEDG from the coding sequence ATGCCGATCCTTGGAGGAACACTGGCGCGCTATTTCGGGATGCGTTTCCTGAGCTCGGTGCTGCTCGTGTTCTTTGGCATTTTCGCATTGGTGGCGCTGCTCGACTACATCGAGCTGATGCGCCGCGCGAGCGACATCCCCAACGTGTCGCCGATCCTGGTCGCCAAAACCTCGCTCTTCCGCGTGCCGCAGGTGACCGAACGCATTATGCCGTTCTGCGTGCTGATCGGGGCGATGTCCTGCTACCTCAATCTGTCGCGGCGGCTTGAGCTGGTGGTAGCGCGCTCAGCGGGCATGTCGGCCTGGCAGTTCGTGTCTCCGGCGCTCGTGGTCGCCTTCCTGTTCGGCGCCATCGCCACCACGATCTACAACCCCGTCTCGGCCATCCTGCAGGAGCGCTCCAAGCGCTTCGAATCCGAGCTGTTTGGGCAAAACCCAGAGGCGATGACCAGCGTGGGCGGCGCCTTTTGGTTGAGCCAGCGCTCGCCGGAAGGCCAAGCCATCTTCAACGCCGCTTCCAGCCGCAACCAGGGCGTATCCCTCAGCGGCGTCACCATTTTCACTTTCGACACGGAAGGGCACTTCAAGAACCGAATCGAGGCACGCGCCGCCGAGCTGAAGGCCGAATCGTGGGAGCTCCAGGACGCGCACGTTTTCGCTTTGGGCGCCCGCCCGGCAAGTTACCCGCAGTATCAGCTCAAGACGAACCTCACACCCGAGCAAGTGCGGGAAAGCTTTGCCACGCCCGAGACCGTCCCATTCTGGGAATTGCCGTCGTATATCAAGATCGCGGAAAACGCTGGACTGCAGGCTTCAGGCTATAGATTGCAGTTCCAGAAGCTTCTTGCCCGGCCCTTCATGATGGCCGCCATGGTTTTCCTTGCAGCGGCGGTCAGTTTACGTTTCTTCCGCTTCGGCGGGGTACAAAAGATGGTTTTAAGTGGCGTGGCCGCCGGCTTTCTGCTTTATGTTTTATCGAAGGTGACTGAAGACCTTAGCAAGGCCGAGCTGCTCCACCCGGTGGCGGCGGCTTGGGTTCCTGTGCTTGTGGGCGGTCTGACGGGGTTTATTGCGTTGTTGTACCAGGAGGACGGTTGA